One genomic segment of Burkholderiaceae bacterium includes these proteins:
- a CDS encoding aminotransferase class V-fold PLP-dependent enzyme: MGDIRFAPQPQALDLPALRAQFPVLQQLVHGAPLAYLDNGATTQMPLAVLDAMRQFETHDRANIHRGVHTLSQRATDDFEAARATLKRFIGAGPEHELVFTSGTTEALNTIAQGLWLGGPKKAWLRADDEIIVSGLEHHANLIPWQHAAAATGAKLLVLRPDAQGRLHTADLARLLGPRTRVFAVTAGANATGECPPYAEMLRMAAQAGALTVLDAAQAVSHAVPVLAQLDCDFMAFSGHKMYGPMGTGVLAGRRAALNRLHPLRLGGDMVEWVKYDSAGYAELPARLEGGTPNVGGAVGLAAAARFIDQVGRAAIDAHVHGLRAQAVAGLAAIDGLTVLAPHATGAALLSFVALDVHPHDIGTLLDERGIAVRTGHHCAQPLIDHLGLGPTTRASFALYNTPDEVDRLIAGVAHALKVLR; encoded by the coding sequence ATGGGTGACATCCGTTTCGCCCCCCAACCGCAGGCGCTGGACCTGCCGGCCCTGCGCGCGCAGTTCCCGGTGCTGCAGCAATTGGTGCACGGCGCGCCGCTGGCCTACCTGGACAACGGCGCCACCACGCAGATGCCGCTGGCCGTGCTGGACGCCATGCGCCAGTTCGAGACGCACGACCGCGCCAATATCCACCGCGGCGTGCACACGCTGAGCCAGCGCGCCACCGACGACTTCGAGGCCGCGCGCGCCACGCTCAAGCGCTTCATCGGCGCGGGGCCCGAGCACGAGCTGGTGTTCACCTCCGGCACCACCGAAGCGCTCAACACGATCGCCCAAGGCCTGTGGCTGGGCGGCCCCAAGAAAGCCTGGCTGCGCGCCGACGACGAGATCATCGTCAGCGGCCTGGAGCACCACGCCAACCTGATTCCCTGGCAGCACGCCGCCGCCGCCACCGGCGCCAAGCTGCTGGTGCTGCGCCCCGACGCCCAGGGCCGCCTGCACACGGCCGACCTGGCGCGCCTGCTGGGCCCCCGCACGCGGGTGTTTGCCGTCACCGCCGGCGCCAACGCCACCGGCGAGTGTCCGCCCTACGCCGAGATGCTGCGCATGGCCGCGCAGGCCGGCGCGCTGACCGTGCTGGACGCCGCGCAGGCGGTCAGCCACGCGGTGCCCGTGCTGGCGCAGCTGGACTGCGACTTCATGGCCTTCTCGGGCCACAAGATGTACGGCCCCATGGGCACCGGCGTGCTGGCCGGCCGCCGCGCCGCGCTGAATCGCCTGCACCCGCTGCGCCTGGGCGGCGACATGGTCGAGTGGGTCAAGTACGACAGCGCCGGCTACGCCGAGCTGCCCGCGCGCCTGGAAGGCGGCACGCCCAACGTGGGCGGCGCCGTGGGCCTGGCCGCCGCGGCGCGCTTCATCGACCAGGTGGGGCGCGCCGCCATCGACGCCCACGTGCACGGCCTGCGCGCGCAGGCCGTGGCGGGCCTGGCGGCCATCGACGGCCTGACCGTGCTGGCGCCGCACGCCACCGGCGCGGCCCTGCTGTCCTTCGTCGCCCTAGATGTGCACCCGCACGACATCGGCACCCTGCTGGACGAGCGCGGCATTGCGGTGCGCACCGGCCACCACTGCGCGCAGCCGCTGATCGACCACCTGGGCCTGGGGCCCACCACGCGCGCTTCGTTTGCCCTGTACAACACGCCCGACGAGGTCGATCGCCTGATCGCCGGCGTGGCGCATGCCCTGAAGGTTCTGCGATGA
- a CDS encoding NnrS family protein, protein MNQRSASSIPIAGSAPVPVPRGWPLFRLGFRPFYLGAALLACVSVPLWVAAFLGHASTVFALPALLWHGHEMVFAFAAGVIIGFLLTGVRAWTGLETPRGPLLAALAALWLAARVAALTGPYALFAVLDFALLPLVAVLLLRILVKAGNRRNIPLISLLLLMAAANAVFHLSVMGVLAVPAAAPLYAGLALILMVVTVMAGRVVPVFTRNVTPGLKNSVPRPLEWGVLAATALVLAAWVFGTPAGLVGVLCALAAVLHAARLVMWKPQVTLTRPILWILHGAYAWLPIGFALLAAAQAGWVAEALAVHAFAVGAVGGLIIGMITRTARGHTGRPLKTTRGETLAYALVLLAAVARVAVPALLPALYAQALVLAAGLWGLAFVIYLLIYAPWLTSTRLDGKDG, encoded by the coding sequence GGGTCAGCGCCGGTCCCCGTGCCGCGCGGCTGGCCCTTGTTCCGGCTGGGCTTTCGGCCGTTCTACCTGGGTGCCGCGCTGCTGGCCTGCGTGTCGGTGCCGCTGTGGGTGGCCGCCTTCCTGGGCCACGCCAGCACCGTGTTCGCGCTGCCGGCCCTGCTGTGGCATGGCCACGAGATGGTGTTCGCCTTCGCGGCCGGCGTCATCATCGGCTTTCTGCTGACCGGGGTGCGGGCCTGGACGGGCCTGGAGACGCCGCGCGGGCCGCTGCTGGCCGCCCTCGCGGCGCTGTGGCTGGCGGCGCGCGTGGCGGCGCTGACGGGCCCCTACGCCCTGTTCGCAGTGCTGGACTTCGCCTTGTTGCCGCTGGTCGCGGTGCTGCTGCTGCGCATCCTGGTCAAGGCCGGCAACCGGCGCAACATCCCGCTCATCTCCCTGCTGCTGCTGATGGCGGCGGCCAACGCGGTGTTTCACCTGAGCGTGATGGGCGTGCTCGCGGTGCCCGCCGCCGCGCCCCTGTACGCCGGGCTGGCGCTGATCCTGATGGTGGTGACCGTGATGGCCGGGCGCGTGGTGCCGGTGTTCACCCGCAACGTCACGCCGGGGCTGAAGAACAGCGTGCCCCGGCCGCTGGAATGGGGCGTGCTGGCGGCCACCGCGCTGGTGCTGGCCGCGTGGGTGTTCGGCACGCCGGCCGGCCTGGTCGGCGTGTTGTGCGCGCTGGCCGCGGTGCTGCACGCGGCGCGGCTGGTGATGTGGAAGCCGCAGGTCACGCTGACGCGCCCCATCCTCTGGATCCTGCACGGGGCCTACGCCTGGCTGCCGATCGGGTTTGCGCTGCTGGCCGCCGCGCAGGCCGGCTGGGTGGCCGAGGCGCTGGCGGTGCATGCCTTCGCCGTCGGCGCCGTGGGCGGGCTGATCATCGGCATGATCACGCGCACCGCGCGCGGCCATACCGGGCGCCCGCTCAAGACCACGAGGGGCGAGACGCTGGCCTACGCCCTGGTGCTGCTGGCGGCCGTCGCGCGGGTGGCGGTGCCGGCCCTGCTGCCCGCCCTTTACGCGCAGGCGCTGGTGCTGGCCGCCGGCCTGTGGGGGCTGGCCTTTGTGATCTACCTGCTGATCTACGCGCCCTGGCTCACGAGCACGCGGCTGGACGGCAAGGATGGTTGA
- a CDS encoding DUF2249 domain-containing protein encodes MSSLMEEVDVRAMAPHERHARLFDRFDGLLPGEAFVIVNDHNPVPLRRQLEGRSPGEVQWTYLQDGPDLWRVQIGRQQASCADAGGDCCSGGACGGG; translated from the coding sequence ATGAGCAGCTTGATGGAAGAGGTGGATGTGCGCGCCATGGCGCCGCACGAACGGCACGCGCGGCTGTTTGACCGTTTCGACGGTTTGCTGCCCGGCGAGGCGTTCGTGATCGTCAACGACCACAATCCGGTGCCGCTGCGGCGCCAGCTGGAGGGCCGCTCGCCCGGCGAGGTGCAGTGGACGTATCTGCAGGACGGCCCCGACCTGTGGCGCGTGCAGATCGGCCGGCAGCAGGCCTCCTGCGCCGATGCGGGCGGCGACTGCTGCTCGGGAGGCGCCTGCGGCGGCGGCTGA
- the sufT gene encoding putative Fe-S cluster assembly protein SufT translates to MRRHRETVLVRRTVQVELVPAGTPVELEEGTWAEVTQALGSSFTLLVEGQLVRLRGSDADAIGKQDPTPVVDHGDVQAGDVEPLVWEALRTCYDPEIPINIVDLGLVYRCELLPFAEEEGKLHVVIDMTLTAPGCGMGEVIANEVNEKVLNLPRVEECTVNIVFDPPWDRSMMTEEAKLALGL, encoded by the coding sequence ATGAGACGCCACCGTGAAACCGTGCTGGTGCGCCGCACCGTGCAGGTCGAGCTGGTGCCCGCCGGCACGCCGGTCGAGCTGGAAGAAGGCACCTGGGCCGAAGTCACCCAGGCACTGGGTTCGTCCTTCACCCTGCTGGTCGAAGGCCAGTTGGTGCGCCTGCGCGGCAGCGACGCCGACGCCATCGGCAAGCAGGACCCGACCCCCGTCGTCGACCACGGCGACGTGCAGGCCGGCGACGTCGAACCCCTGGTGTGGGAGGCGCTGCGCACCTGCTACGACCCCGAGATCCCGATCAACATCGTCGACCTGGGCCTGGTCTACCGCTGCGAGCTGCTGCCCTTCGCCGAGGAGGAAGGCAAGCTGCACGTGGTGATCGACATGACCTTGACGGCGCCCGGCTGCGGCATGGGCGAGGTGATCGCCAACGAGGTGAACGAGAAGGTGCTGAACCTGCCGCGCGTGGAGGAGTGCACCGTCAACATCGTGTTCGACCCGCCCTGGGACCGCTCGATGATGACCGAGGAAGCCAAGCTGGCGCTGGGCCTGTAG
- a CDS encoding SUF system NifU family Fe-S cluster assembly protein, translated as MSDALNELYQEVVLEHKRAPRNFGHLPHPTHQAQGTNPSCGDQIAVELDLQGERVADIRFTGHACAICMASTSMMTEAVKGRDIETARQLQQHFRAVLTGEEDPDDAPLGKLVSLAGVRQYPSRIKCALLGWHALMHAIAGNGEPGAVTTEKDPTP; from the coding sequence ATGAGCGATGCCCTCAACGAGCTGTACCAGGAGGTGGTGCTGGAGCACAAGCGCGCGCCGCGCAACTTCGGCCACCTGCCCCACCCCACGCACCAGGCCCAGGGCACCAACCCCTCGTGCGGCGACCAGATCGCCGTCGAGCTGGATCTGCAGGGCGAGCGCGTGGCCGACATCCGCTTCACCGGCCACGCCTGCGCCATCTGCATGGCCTCCACTTCGATGATGACCGAGGCCGTCAAGGGCCGCGATATTGAGACCGCGCGCCAATTGCAGCAGCATTTCCGCGCCGTGCTCACCGGCGAGGAAGACCCCGACGACGCCCCCCTGGGCAAGCTGGTCAGCCTGGCCGGCGTGCGCCAGTACCCCAGCCGCATCAAGTGCGCCCTGCTGGGCTGGCATGCGCTGATGCACGCCATCGCCGGCAACGGCGAGCCGGGCGCCGTGACCACCGAGAAAGATCCCACCCCATGA